TAATGGGCACGGAAGAAACATCCAGAGATATGCAGCAATCCGAGGCTGTCGCCATTTCAAGCGCATGCCCTCCCAGGCCGAAACCCGTGATGTCCGTGGCGGCCTTGAGTCCGAATCTGGCGATAGCTTCACCCGGAATGCGGTTAAGTCGCGCGGCCCAGCGATACACATCTTCTTCAAAGGCGTCGCTCCCCTCCCACTGACCCTTGATGGCCGTTGCCAGGACGCCTGTCCCAACAGGTTTGGTCAAAAGAAGAACATCCCCAGGGCGCAAACCCGCATTCGTGGCATATCTGTCCGGGTCGATAATGCCCGATACCGACAATCCGTACTTGATCTCTTTGTCCTGAACGCTATGACCACCGACAAGCAGGGCTCCCGCCTCCTGGATTTTAAGCAAACCTCCGCGAAGGATTTCCCGCAAAACGCAGATATCCATTGTCGCGATGGGAAAGCACACAATGTTCATGGCCACAAACGGCACTCCGCCCATGGCATAGACATCGGACAGTGAATTAGCCGCGGCGATCTGGCCGAATCTGAAGGGATCGTTGACGATGGGCGTAAAGAAATCCAGAGTCTGGACCAAAGCTTTTCCTGCGGGGAAACGCACGATTGCCGCATCCTCACTGTTTCCCATTCCTGTCAGGACGCGCTCATCATCCTCGAAATGCAGCCCAAGCAATGCCTGCTCCAAGTCCCCTGGAGCCAATTTGGCAGCTCAACCGGCAGCGCTTACCGTTTGAACCAATGGTATATTTTTCACGATCCAGACCTCGCAGCAATATTCTGAGCGTTGTTTTTGAAAAATTCGAGTAACTTGAGAGCCGCCGGAAAAAGGGATCGCTTCTTGTTGAAGACGATATGAAAGGATCGCTCCAGGAGCAGGCCGGGAAGATCGACAGCCACTAATGCTCCCGTTTCAAGCTCGTGGTGGACGGTGATGGCAGAAGTGATGGACGCACCCATGCCGGCCGAAAGACACCGTGCCATGGCCCCGGCATTGCGCACCATGATGACGGTCCGCAAAGAATGGATATCGATGTCGAACCTGGACAGACTCTCGGCCATGGCTACGCGAGTTCCCGAGCCATCCTCGCGCAAAACCCATGGCAGGGCGTGTAAAAGATCTTCCACCGCCAGATGCCGATATTTTTCAAACAACTGAGGAGTCATGACAAGGACAAGTGAATCGCTTGCGATTTTCTCGTAGTGCAAATCCGGCGACTCAAAGACAGCGCCGACGACACCAAGCATAAGCTCGTTGTTACGAACCTGGGTTACGATATCCTCAGAGTCGCCTATGTGCAAATCCATAATGACTTCCGGGTACTTCTTCCAAAATTGTGCCAGGATTTCCGGCATGATATAGTTCGCGGGGATCGTACTACCGCCAAGATCGAGTTTGCCCGTAATCCGGTCCTGCAGTTTTCTGAGCTCGGAAATCGCAAGTTCCGATGCCTCAAAAATTTTCTTGGCATGCCCGTAAAGAACCTCGCCGGCCTTGGTCGGCACAACCGTCCTTCCAATGCGATCAAAAAGCTGAACTTCGAGTTCTTGCTCCAAGGACGCCACATGAGCACTGATCGTCGGCTGCGAGAGATACAGCGACTTTCCGGCTTTTGAAAAACTTGAGTGCTCATAAACTTTGGAAAACGCTTCGATCTTTCGAATATCCATATATACCCATTCCTGGTATAGGCAAAAACAATACATTGAGACAAAAAAAATGAGGCAGTCTGACTGCCTCACTTTTGCGTGCTATCTATGCTTCTTCTGTAGCTTCAGGTGCTGCAGCATCAGCTGTTTCGGCAAACTTGTCGCTCAAACGGGTGAACTCGATAAGCGCCATGGAGGCACTGTCACCAACGCGAGGAATACCAAACTTGACGACTCTGGTGTACCCGCCGGGAACTTCCTTGAAGCGGGGGCCAATTTCATCAAACAATTTTTTAACGCTGTGATGGCTTCCCAGAACCGTGAAGGCCTGTCTGCGAGCATGCAGGGTATCCTGAAGCGCCATCGTGATGAGCTTGTCAGCAAAGATGCTCAGTTCCTTGGCCTTGGCTTCAGTCGTGCGGATACGCTCATGTTCGACCAGGGAGCGAGCCATATTCTTCATCAAGGACTTGCGGTGTTCCCACGTACGCCCCAGTTTTCGACCAGCTTTTCTATGCCTCATCTTCTTCGTTCCTCTTTAACCAATCCTGGTACAATTCATCAAAATTATCGACTCTGATTCCGAAATCAAGTCCCATGCTCTCAAGAACCCGGCGAATGTCTTCCAGAGACTTCCGACCAAAATTCTTGGTCTTCAGCAAGTCAGCCTCGGTCTTTTGGACCAGCTCGCCAACAATATGAATGCCAGCGCTTTTGAGGCAGTTGCTTGCTCTAACGGGAAGTTCAAGATCTTCGATGTTCTTGAAAAGATTTTCGTTGATCTTGTCCTGGGGCTTGGATTTGGCCTTTTCGATATCCGCCGAGCCTTCATCGAAATTAATGAAGACAGTCAGCTGCTCTTTCAGAATTTTGGCACTGAAAGCCAAAGCATCGTCCGGAGTGATGGATCCGTCGGTCCAAACCTCGATGATCAATTTGTCATAATTGGTCATCTGGCCGACTCGAGCCTGCTCAACCGCATAAGCAACCTTGCGGATGGGAGAAAAGCTCGAATCCAGGGTGATAACGCCGATCTCGTTGTCTAAATCTTCGTGCATCTCGGCGGGAACATAGCCCTTGCCCATGCGAAACTCGAGATTCATGACCAAATCGATATCTTCAGAGAGAGTCGCGATATGCAGCTCAGGATTGAGAATCTTAATATGCTGATTTTCAACAATTGCAGATGCCGTTACTTCGCCTTTGGCATTGGCGATCAACTGAACCCGCTGTGGCTCGGGAGTATTCATGGCCACGCGCAATTGCTTCAAGTTCAGAACAATGTCCGTGATATCTTCAGTGACTCCGGGGATGGTCGTAAATTCATGCTGAATGCCCTGAATATTGACCGAGACCGGTGCCGCACCCTGAAGAGATGAAAGAAGAACCCGACGCAACGCATTTCCGATCGTAGTGCCAAAACCTCTTTCCAAAGGTTCGCACACAAACCGTCCGTACATGTCATTGCACTTCGGATCTTTCTCAAGTTGTTCCGGCCTGACAAGCTCTGCCCAATTTCGGACGTAAACTTTTTTGTCTCCGCTATACGTAGAACTCATGTTTACCGCCCTTTATTTGGAGTAGAGTTCAACAATCAACTGCTCAGTCATGGGGAACGTGATATCTTCCCTGGTGGGAAGAGCCTTTACAGATCCCTTGAGGGCAGGAGCATCGATCTCGAGCCATGCAGGTACGCCGCGACGAGCGACAACTTCCAAAGCCTCGGTAATAACAAGGTTCTTCTTGGTGCGATCCCGCACCTCAAGAACGTCACCCGATTTCATCTGAATCGAAGGTACATTGACGCGACGACCATTGAGGCTGAACAGACCGTGGCGAACCATCTGACGAGCCTGGCTGCGCGAATTGGCAAAACCAAGTTTGTACGCCACGTTGTCGATGCGGGTTTCAAGCAGCATCAAAAGATTCGTGCCGGTAATTCCCTTGCGACGTTCAGCTTCCTCGAAATATCTGCGGAACTGACCTTCAAGGATACCATACATCTTTCTTACTTTCTGCTTCTCACGAAGCTGCAAGGCGTAATCGCTGGGCTTTTTGCGAGCCTTCCCGTGATCGCCAGGCGCATACGCACGACGCTCGAAAGCACACTTATCAGTATAACATCTATCGCCTTTGAGAAAAAGCTTTCCGCCTTCTCTACGGCATATTCTGCACTTAGGGCCTGTATATCTAGCCAAGGTAAATTCCCCCTATACTCTACGACGTTTGGGCGGACGGCAGCCGTTATGCGGAATGGGTGTCACGTCGCGGATAAAAGCGACGCGCAAACCGACAGCATTGATTGCACGCATTGCGGACTCGCGTCCAGAGCCAGGTCCCTTCACAAGTATGCCTACAGAGCGCATTCCGCACTCCATCGCCTTACGGGCGGCGGTTTCCGCGGCCTTCTGAGCAGCAAAAGGGGTGTTCTTACGGGAACCCTTGAAACCGGAAGCGCCTGAGCTCGCCCAGCTGATTACGTTACCCGTCGGATCTGTGAAGGTAATAATCGTATTATTGAAGGTGCTGTTCACATGAGCAATACCCGTGGGGATATTTCTCTTTTCCTTTTTCTTGATTACTCTCTGCGGTCTTGCCATTTGTCTGTCTCCACCCAGTTACTTTTTCTTCTTACCAACAATGGCTCTGCGTGGGCCTTTGCGAGTGCGCGCATTAGTATGCGTACGCTGACCACGACATGGCAAGCCGCGCCTATGTCTCAAACCTCTATAGCAACCGATATCCATAAGACGCTTGATATTGGCCACGATCTCACGACGTAAATCGCCTTCGACCTTATGACTGGTTTCCAATTCTTTGCGAAGCGTGTTGATATCGTCACTAGTGAGATCGTCACTGTTTTTAGTCCAATCAATACCTGTAGCATCAAGGATTTTAAGAGCTGTAGCTCGGCCGATGCCATAAATATATGTCAATGCAATATCTAGCCTTTTGTTTCTCGGCAAATCTACACCAACTAATCTTGCCACAATATCCCCCTATCCTTAACCCTGTCTTTGTTTATGCCGCGTATTGTCACAAATCACTCTAAGCACGCCTTTGCGCTTAATAACTTTGCACTTGGGACAAATTTTGCGAACTGAAGGTCTAACTTTCATTGAATCCCCCGAAGATTTTCAATTGAAACTCAAGCCAAATTACATTTGGCTGAGAATAAATGGTCCGTCCTTGGTAATAGCCACCGAATGTTCAAAATGAGCAGATAGGCTTCGATCTTTGGTCACTGCGGTCCAACCGTCGGAGAGGATTTCGACCTGGTCGGTACCCATTGCAACCATTGGCTCAATGGCAATCACCATTCCCGGCTTCAAAGGCAATCTTGAGCTATTCTTGGGCACGAAATTGGGGACTTCCGGCTTCTCATGAAGCATCCTGCCTATCCCATGACCAACAAATCGCTTGATAACGGAAAACCCTTGAGCCTCAACCCGTTCCTGTACAGCCCGTGAAACATCGTAAAGGTCATTTCCTGGAACGGCCTGCTCGATTCCCAGCTTAAGAGAATCCAAGGTGACATCCAGTAAATGGGCCGCGCCCTGACTGATACTTCCTACAGGAAAGGTCCTTGCGGTATCTCCGTAAAAACCCTGAAACTTAACTCCAAAATCAATGGATACTATGTCACCGTCAACCAGTTCTCGCTTGGATGGGAATCCATGCACGATCTCTTCGTTGACGGAACAGCATAGAGCATATGGAAAACCCAGGTAGCCCTTGAATGCTGGAATAACCTCAAATGAAGCGCA
This DNA window, taken from Desulfomicrobium sp. ZS1, encodes the following:
- the map gene encoding type I methionyl aminopeptidase encodes the protein MKKHRGIFLKNTQEIAIMREVNRIAANILNEVGSLVAPGVTTWELEEKAIKLCASFEVIPAFKGYLGFPYALCCSVNEEIVHGFPSKRELVDGDIVSIDFGVKFQGFYGDTARTFPVGSISQGAAHLLDVTLDSLKLGIEQAVPGNDLYDVSRAVQERVEAQGFSVIKRFVGHGIGRMLHEKPEVPNFVPKNSSRLPLKPGMVIAIEPMVAMGTDQVEILSDGWTAVTKDRSLSAHFEHSVAITKDGPFILSQM
- the rpmJ gene encoding 50S ribosomal protein L36, whose amino-acid sequence is MKVRPSVRKICPKCKVIKRKGVLRVICDNTRHKQRQG
- the rpsM gene encoding 30S ribosomal protein S13, translated to MARLVGVDLPRNKRLDIALTYIYGIGRATALKILDATGIDWTKNSDDLTSDDINTLRKELETSHKVEGDLRREIVANIKRLMDIGCYRGLRHRRGLPCRGQRTHTNARTRKGPRRAIVGKKKK
- a CDS encoding selenium metabolism-associated LysR family transcriptional regulator, whose product is MDIRKIEAFSKVYEHSSFSKAGKSLYLSQPTISAHVASLEQELEVQLFDRIGRTVVPTKAGEVLYGHAKKIFEASELAISELRKLQDRITGKLDLGGSTIPANYIMPEILAQFWKKYPEVIMDLHIGDSEDIVTQVRNNELMLGVVGAVFESPDLHYEKIASDSLVLVMTPQLFEKYRHLAVEDLLHALPWVLREDGSGTRVAMAESLSRFDIDIHSLRTVIMVRNAGAMARCLSAGMGASITSAITVHHELETGALVAVDLPGLLLERSFHIVFNKKRSLFPAALKLLEFFKNNAQNIAARSGS
- the rplQ gene encoding 50S ribosomal protein L17 gives rise to the protein MRHRKAGRKLGRTWEHRKSLMKNMARSLVEHERIRTTEAKAKELSIFADKLITMALQDTLHARRQAFTVLGSHHSVKKLFDEIGPRFKEVPGGYTRVVKFGIPRVGDSASMALIEFTRLSDKFAETADAAAPEATEEA
- the rpsD gene encoding 30S ribosomal protein S4, whose amino-acid sequence is MARYTGPKCRICRREGGKLFLKGDRCYTDKCAFERRAYAPGDHGKARKKPSDYALQLREKQKVRKMYGILEGQFRRYFEEAERRKGITGTNLLMLLETRIDNVAYKLGFANSRSQARQMVRHGLFSLNGRRVNVPSIQMKSGDVLEVRDRTKKNLVITEALEVVARRGVPAWLEIDAPALKGSVKALPTREDITFPMTEQLIVELYSK
- a CDS encoding DNA-directed RNA polymerase subunit alpha, which encodes MSSTYSGDKKVYVRNWAELVRPEQLEKDPKCNDMYGRFVCEPLERGFGTTIGNALRRVLLSSLQGAAPVSVNIQGIQHEFTTIPGVTEDITDIVLNLKQLRVAMNTPEPQRVQLIANAKGEVTASAIVENQHIKILNPELHIATLSEDIDLVMNLEFRMGKGYVPAEMHEDLDNEIGVITLDSSFSPIRKVAYAVEQARVGQMTNYDKLIIEVWTDGSITPDDALAFSAKILKEQLTVFINFDEGSADIEKAKSKPQDKINENLFKNIEDLELPVRASNCLKSAGIHIVGELVQKTEADLLKTKNFGRKSLEDIRRVLESMGLDFGIRVDNFDELYQDWLKRNEEDEA
- the rpsK gene encoding 30S ribosomal protein S11 — its product is MARPQRVIKKKEKRNIPTGIAHVNSTFNNTIITFTDPTGNVISWASSGASGFKGSRKNTPFAAQKAAETAARKAMECGMRSVGILVKGPGSGRESAMRAINAVGLRVAFIRDVTPIPHNGCRPPKRRRV
- the selD gene encoding selenide, water dikinase SelD; its protein translation is MKNIPLVQTVSAAGUAAKLAPGDLEQALLGLHFEDDERVLTGMGNSEDAAIVRFPAGKALVQTLDFFTPIVNDPFRFGQIAAANSLSDVYAMGGVPFVAMNIVCFPIATMDICVLREILRGGLLKIQEAGALLVGGHSVQDKEIKYGLSVSGIIDPDRYATNAGLRPGDVLLLTKPVGTGVLATAIKGQWEGSDAFEEDVYRWAARLNRIPGEAIARFGLKAATDITGFGLGGHALEMATASDCCISLDVSSVPIMDHALELARIGLLPVGSHANKHFCNKTVEASAGLDPVLLDLMYDAQTSGGMLLGVSPDLLDDVREWLREGGEMVAEIGVVEPPRADGKRLLLC